The DNA segment ATGTGACGAGAGGAGTTTTcctgagatgtaaaaaggactattgggtgcttgatcactgtcttgatttgacgtataatctcgagttatgagtgtgttgaaggatcattcatgttgtttaattgtagagtgaagtagattttcatgtcatgTTATGAGCTCAGACTCCTGAAGATTAAGTGATGgcatagtagttgtggctgtggaagtgtatagagagatgtcagtttaaggcacagcaggtgggttatctcttgcgggGTGTCGTGAGGTTGCGTGATCCCAATGTTGTTTTTGTATAGAGTTCTCCTTTATAGTGAATTATATGTGTTACAATTTGAGTCTGGACtgcttgtggaagttggcttgactgtAACAAGCGTGAATGCGACATTTGAAGATAAGTTgaagtattagatggtttgtgttacatgagcttatgaaagatttagttgaatctcactgcagtaatggggtatggttattgtaagctatcagatgttttattccatggctttgagccaagtggtggagtttgctatcgacgagttgattgcacggttatctgttgtattggtttcggtttgaggtatacttgtgaataagttatgacttgtagagggtgagatcgaggatgactcgagtaaaggaatttctggatacaggttgtattatactttatgggtatatgggaatcatgggatgattgagttgttattcgtaaAAGAATATGTAGTACGCATGGAGTAGGGATTTACTCGGTTGCTTGGAGGTGTGGattacttccttgggtgttgtTGTGATAATGTGGCACGGGTCATTCGGCCTGTTTGATCAGTGCAATTGAAATTTGAAtggagtggatgactctcgaggaggttctaatggattcaagttatatatgtggaaattgagaatttttcggaCTTGTATGTGGCTAGAATCTAAGATTTGCATTGGACGGTGTCAAGACTCACGGTATTTCTAAATCATTATAGATTATACTTTTCATTATCAGGTAGGTCAATCAAATGGCTTTAGATTCATAGAAGGCCTCTTCATAGTGGGTGTCTCAATTGTTgcacttttggggtgcttaagaggcgATACAACAACTTTTAAgacttagggcggtgtggttttgtATTAGGATCTCATGTGGTAAGTTTTGGTTCAGGATCGTGGTATTATGGCGAGGaggagtatcaatttgaaggtaattcagaaggaactcggagaaataggacaacttgatAGTAGGTCGAATCATCACAATAATGGATATAATCAGATCTTTAGGTAATTATGAGGTGGCGAGTCTCTAAAGGTGTTTCGTGGTAATACtattgggttttggtgacctgcgtggcttggttgagatAGAGGGATTCGGTTATGAtagtttggttatgtgcaaatggattccaaagagttctcaatggtttctaccacggtttgaggtgtatatttcctactggTGTGTGGAACATGtggcgtattgtgattttctcttggatGGGATCTCATGGAAGGCTcgtggctaattgagtatgtagttttcttgtgactcaaagttgattatgagattcttgtactcttcacaTGATGgaatgatagatgtggtgtgttgtgtggcATCTGGAATtacatgtgcaaggtcacgggtcagttttgaaggggaggacataaattcttaggcagcatggaaggtttcagatgactaggtgaaTGATATTACCTCTTGGTATTGCCTAAGAAGGGCGCGCATTTCAGAAAGCGCGATGTGTtctgatttatggatacttcattggtattgtgtcACTCTCCTAGTTGTCCGACTACTGATTTTCATATATTGCTATATGGTACGGATGAATTGGAGACgaattcctcatgggatgatcgtgtataagagatgtgttagatattcaggcggtggagttgggatcacatatagtgattcgtgtgttctatggatttagagaccgggagttctcaggagcagattgtttcatggttgtggactgtgaaaatgtGACCAAAGCTAGTCAGAGgatggtatgtgttatggttatTATGGTTAGGATATTGTGGACTTTTTTGGGggtatttatctatttgtggatgaccagagttgatttggagcctattggtaggcccaattaggatgagTATTCTACATAGGGTCGGATTGGTGGACTCCGTACTACTACTGTTGAAGGATGATCCATTAGGTTGGAGTTGAGATTATTCATGTTCTGATATGCTCTATGAGTTACCattttatgctatgaggagttgtgattcgttgattATATGCACACATAGTGCGGTTCTACTGGGGCCTTACatcggaatttgagcgagatagGTATTTGGGTGATGCATGATTGATTGTGTAttagttatgttctttcgggcTTGTGTGgaattgtgtcatttgcttctccatggttatggttatgcaccttgggtacttgatgtcgagtTTCACGCGGTTATTCATTTTGAACAgagtggcttgaggtatttcatatggaccagtgtttgaatggggtcacgcattgcagcggagtcATGTTGAGATATgaacctttgtgttagattcatgtgttatggttctacggtgtgtgatggtttttagcattgcgttgtggcagtatttgttgagcttgcgggacggtcctctcgtttgagtcatttttccatgtttgagtacatttgaattgttacatattggtgcacggattacaCGGTTTGTGACTCTGGGTAgcattggtgtggcatgtcaatagagTAGCTGGTATTTGGTAAGATGAGCTCGTCAGATCTAGGATGGGTACCATCAgatttgattgcggtatatttggaaggatagtATCGGATGTCGGCTTAGAAATTGCTATAGTTATTGCCGAAAGAGTGGGGGCTCCGTGACGTGTTGATCTTATGAATGGCTATGAgttatgcgtgtttctttcatcgtcggcagtgtacgaaggctTTAAAACgatattttatttgatattaagtttatttccgatatttggttgttttgagcagctactatgaTCGGAAATTTTTCTACGAGTATGCGAGTGGTGTGGTGTGTCATGTGaatacatcttgggttatggatatggcttgatacaactttttcagacttatacagtgtgtagatgcgagattttgatcttatagaatattctggatgttggaaattggattctaaggctcaTAGGCTAGGTCGAATTAaggaatttcagttatgttgtgttatcataCCTATATAGGATAGGGTGACTTGGGATatccccgggtatgtgcgtggtaaggttaCACAACGGTTTCGCGGCTTTGGAACTATTCTAGGAACATTCGAGGGTgagcgtatgtttaagtgggggaggatgtttCGATCCAgacagtcattttgagcatttggactTTTCTCGATAGTTTACGGGCATGTATAGCGctgtatgatatattatgacttatgtgaattgtcgattttggctttcaggttattcaaaatttatttggaagaatgattctcaactagaaagctttatattggaagagttgaccaagtttgattttttagcatttgacctcggattggagttttgattgttctattagctccgttgggtgattttgcaCTTTGGAGcgcatccggattgtgatttggaggtctgtagttgaatttgacttgatatggcaaaagttggatttttggaaagtttgacctggagtggactttttgatatcagattcggattgtgattccaggaattggaatagtttcgttatgtcatttgggacttgggtgcaaaattttagttcattatgggttgatttgctatgtttcggcacgagttatggaagttgaaaagttcaaagttcatcaagtttgaattgaggtgcgattcgttgtTACGATACTGTTATGTATGTTTTTAGGCCTCAagtaggttcgtattatgttatggaacttgttggaatgttcgtacgtggtcccgaggggctcggcattttttgaattgatttcgggctatttttcttcatgttttcattGCTGGTGTGTTTTGGTGTCTAGTGTCGCATTTCTTCACCGCGATCGCGGAGTGAGGTGGGAGTTATAACTGGAGGCCTTTCTTAATCGCGTTCGCATAGTTGGAACCGTGTTCGCGTAGCTCCGTCTCCTGTGTGTATCATGTTCGCGAGGCTTGTGCCGCGAAGGCGTAGAGTATTTTGGTGGCATTATGTTTTTTGGTCATCGCGAACACAATGGTTTTCCCGTGTTTGCGTAAGAGGGATGCCTCGGCAAATTATAAAGTACTTTATTTCGAGGGTTTCAgctatttttacatttttggagttgtggagctcggattgaggcgattcttgaagaaaTTTTCACAGTGTGAACTGGGGTttgtgttctctactcattttttattttatatcacgaatctatcttcattttcggCATTTCATTGAGGGttccaaaagagaaattgggggtttttgcctaaggtttcataatgtgaattttcgagttttgaacatcgatttggagacagatttaagtgaaactagtatgtCTGGACTCGTGAtttaatgggttgtcggattttatgatttttgtcgggttccgaggtgtggtcCCGGGGTGGACTTTTTGGTCAATTTTTGGGCTTTGATTACAGATTCGActtttatcgattgggtttgtttcctttggcattatttgatgtatttgagttgcttttggctagttttgggccgttcggaggtcggtacgagcgagatgacatttttggagcatcgcttggctcgCTCGGTATTGGCATtggtttgttcgaggtaagtaacacttctaaacttggtgtcgtgggtatgaaaccccgaattacatgttatgtgattattGTTGAGGTGATGCGGATGCTagttgacgggcgtgtgggtttgtgactccgttatttctatggtactgtgtagttacttgATCTTACCTATAACTATGAAATTTCTACGTATTCGAGCTATTGATtcgtgatccatgttagaaaccatgtctaggctacatgcttatcctgttgggacccactgaggtcatttctattgttgagctATCTGCTTTCATTgtattacatactcagtcataggCATTCATATGcttatcatatctcagtctctgttaccatttattcatatatcacatcattatttttgggatgattcttcatgacattgagagcccaagagactggagagattgatgactgagtaaagccgaggacctgattgtgaggatattgatactatagcacatgagttgtccgtgcagttagagtacttgggctgaaggaccccctccagagtctgtagacacccctagtgagtgcaactgctgagtgccgagtgctgagtgattgtgaggatggagtgactgtgaggactgggtagctgtgatgactgagtgactgggaggatttagtgaattgatactctgagagtatgcatatggttttatcatttTGTCGCATCGCATTcggcatgcacacttgacatacaggcatagagaagcatttttcctcatgctatacagtatcatgtcattcatgacttctcacacatattgacttACTCACATATTAAAATAACTGCCATGGCTTCAACAAAAGTTTTCTTGATTTTCCTTTTGGCTGCATTAATCGCAACCCCCGTTGTAGTTGCCCAACTTGGTTCAATACGTATAAGCGGGGTGGTATTTTGCAGCGTTAATGGCACTTTAGATGTCATCAACGGACTCACCCCCAAAATATTTCTTAGTAAGTTTTTTATTTTGTACGTAGacctattatatatatatatatatatatataccaaaaggGAACTCTCCCTAATTGAATAAAAAATTAGCCATATATACACACTAAATCCTATGATAGATATCGTAAGTGGTATTATTAGCCTATGATATATGAGTACATATACACTGTTAGATGATCCAAGAGAAAACTACAAGTAAACTTTCTTAAAATTTAGGCAGATTTCTTGATTTGAAGTCTAAGTGAAATAACACTGCATCTATTATTCCTTTCATAACAATGGGTGAGGATGGTATAAACATAGAGTAACTTAAGTCGAATGAATTCTACACTCGTAAGTCATAAGATGCATATGGCCCTACCCCATCATAAAACGTTTCTGCATGTTGAACTGTATGATCATTGCATCTAAAAGTTTAAAAAGTGTGAGATAATATCTTTTTATTtagataattaattttattttcaacATGTCCACTAAAATGCAAAGTTGATCTAATTGCgtaaataatattaatatcaTTTAACTTTGCAGATGCACCAGTGCAATTGCGGTGTGGAGCAAGAAATGTGATATCAAGTACCATAACAAATAGATCAGGAGTAATTTCCTTGGTGATGGATTCTCATGTAAATACTTTGCCATTGCTATTAATCAACTGCCTTTTAGTAGTTGCAACTCCACTTTCAACATGTAATGCGAGCTTACCATCTGTTGGGCTTTTGGCATCATCCTTGAACCTTGTAAATATCGGTATTGGCGGTGTCGGCGGTGTTATTAGTGTCAGTTTAGGTCCTATCGATTTTATACTTAATCTTAACCTCATTTTATAGTGAATGAGCTAGCCTGCTAGTGCTTAATTTGTACTACTACTATGCATTAGCTAGTTAACCTTCTTGGCCAGCTGCTTACTGCACGAATAAGGATTGTTGTTTCTACTCGTGAATAAAGTACAAATAATATTCGCAAGACTTATATTGGAGCCGTAATTGTGAAAAGATTGGAAGATCTGGCCAAAGCTCCAAGCCTACCCTACCCGAAAAAAAGTTTCAGCTATTGATGTAGCCTCTTGTCGATACTACTAGATAAGATACAGTTCTTGTACTACTTGATTGACTGGTAAGAAAGAGCTTCCAGTCGTCGGCATTCTATAAGCGACTTGACCGAGTAGAACATATTATGAGAGATGTTGAAGGGGGCTGGTTGCTCCGTCGACGAGTTTTTCTAGCATGAGTTCGTACTTGAGTTCAAGCTCCTACTTCGAAGTAAGCCTCGATCCAGTTCCCGTTCTTTTCCGGTGCACTCGCTTTATATCTCCGACACACAAGGAAGGACGCGGTGGGAAGGAAGCAGCCCTAGCCTCTGTCCGGCTGATCATTCTGCTGGCATCTCGCATTCACGCCCCTGTTTGACTGCCGCTCGGGGATGTAGTTGTAGATAGGTTCGACCTAACAGCTCTACATAGTAAGGACACATGAAATGAGAATGAAGGGACATAAAAAGAGAATATAGTAAAAGCGGGATAAGATAAAATTAAGGAAGAGACAGTAATATGATAATGCATATCAAACGATAAGATAATAAATACTAATAAAAATAacgaataaaacaaaaataatatcatattcaaGGTTATATAATGATGGGACCCAATAAAGTATCTGACAAGGTATAATACCCCAAATTGGGGTATCATGCTTGGTGGGATTAATGAGAAATAAGATATTTATTATTAGTTCTATCAATGATATCTCTAGGAAAGGGAAAATGAAAGTTTATCTCATGATCCAAATCcgaacctgtcgtgatgacgcctatcaaaTTACTAGAAAAACCAAAAATTACATAATAACTACGCATTTTAAAttaaaaacatgatttaataggtCCAATAGTGGAATGTCTCATAAATAACTGATAAAAATAACTGCAACTCTACTACAATAATCCCAAAATACTAGTGTCACCAAGCACATGAGCTACTAATGTAAACATAGTCTAAAATTCTAGTATAACTGTCTGAGAAGATAGAACAAtactgaaataaaataaaataaaggagagtcaaggtttgcgGACATCATCACAGCAACCTCGAGGTCTCCGAACAGGTACTATCACCACTCAAGCAATCACCGCATCTAGATATACTTGGATCTGCACccgaagtgtagagtgtagtatgagtacaaccgacccaatatactcaataagtaacatgagtaactttggactgaaagcagtgacgagctcagaaagaTACTGTCCGAATACAAATGACGACAATACTAATATAACAAGATAATGACACTAATAACTCAGAGAAGTTTCGTATTCAACTTGTACATAGTACagaaatttaggcatgctttcaagttcaacaatttaagctcagcattgataaaatatgccaagtacaactaGTATGagaaatgttacatctctatgcctacatgtcaaatatgtatGTGAAATGCAATGCATCATAGTGATATTCCCAGGTACTTACACTTTAAGAGTACTCAATTTGTCAAACTCAAACTCGTACTCATCACACATAATAACTCAGCATTGTACGGTACCTGCGCTAACTACTGGTATGTCACACTCTCGAAGGGCGAatcctacccaagcgctaatataaagccaatatggcatactgcgacgtgcaacccaatctaATAATAATAAACAAGCCAATGAGGCCTTCTGCGGCATgtaggccaataataataataataataataataataataataataataataataataataataataataataataataataataataataataataataataataataataataataataataatataaatctAATATggcatgttgcgacgtgcaatccgatccacaatatcactcacaacacgGCTCTCAGTCCCCAACTCAGTgatcaatctctccagtatcaCGGGCTCACATATCTCATACCACTCAACctaaacaatgataacatgatgtaatcGTGAATGATAGCATGTACTGAGATAtgttatgcaaatgaatgaatatgactgagtatataattgcAACTTAAGTAAATAACTCAATAGCATAAATAACCTCAGTGGATTCCAacagaataagcacatagcctaaacatgatttctaatatgattcacaactcaattactctaacatgtAGAAATTACACGGATAGAAACAAGACTAGCTAACTACACAGTATCGCAGAATCAACCCAATCATAattaccacggtgcacgcccaaacgttgtcacgaccctaattttccTCTGTATGatgtcatgatggaacctagtctatatgactaggtaagcctaacagttaATGAACACTTGGCATAAATATttaacaaaatacaaaaaacaaagcTGAATATCTGATATAaacttccaaaatcagaatccaCAACAATACACTCCCTAAGACCGGTTGAACTGAGTCATAATCTCTAGAGAGTGAGACTAGAATATATACTACATCACTatctaaaagaaaataaacaataatTAAGGATAAGGGAAGGTGACTCTATGGCTTGCGGACGCCGAGCAGGCATACCTTATGTAATGACCTAGCCCTGATTccctatttattgattcatctatgttgtattgttgttatgtgactttttGGGGTAGTTGGTTTTggtttcaggtgagttttggagtgaaatgggacacatagtcccaaagttggaagtttaagttgaaggaattgaccatagttttatttttgtgtaaacgactccaaaatagagttttgacggttccattagctctgcatggtgattttggacttaggagcatgtccggatatttatttggaggtccgtaggtcgtttcgtcTTGAATTGGCAAAttttagaaagttgaaggtttggaaggttaaaAAATTTAACCATGAGTTGACTTTACTGATATCGGAGTCGAATTCCTATTCCCAAAGTTTTAATAGGTCTGtcatgtcatttaggacttgtgtgcaaaatttgaagtcaatcgaaattcttttggtatgattcgacgttagttttggaagtcgaatgttcatagtttcaataaGCTTGATTTGGATTGCGATTCATAGAATCgatgtcgtttgatgtgatttttggcctcgaataggtccataatatgttattgaacttgttggtatattcagacgggtTTCGAGGGTCCCGAGTGTGAGTCAGATTGAAATTGGATCATTTTTGGATGTGATTGAATTGTTGAAGCTACTGGTTTTCTGTTCTGGTTTTCTtatatgcgttcgcgaaggttctctCTCCATCGCGTAGAGTCATCTGCGACTATGGGATTtttctcttcacgttcgcgaaggtaagGGTGCGATCGCGAAGTTTGCTGATCTTGTTAATCGCttactttttgtttctttttaaagATTAcaactttattatttggaataGCTTCATATAGTTTGTacttatggtatgaagttgttttggctagattcaagccgttcggagttggataatcacgGGAAAAGCTTACTAGTGGATTCAGTTAGCATGTTTTGAGGTAGGTGTCTTGCCTAACGTTGtctgggggaattaccccttagaattggtgttgttttgtgataTTGTGATATGTGGAaaccgtgtacgcaaggtgaagAGTACGTACACGGTCTAAATGTGGTAATTGACCGggtttagctatgtagattcctttcatgttTTTAATTGAGTTTCCATAATATGTTATACTCATCATTtgtctatcttcacatgctttacttgacaTCGTTAATACTTGTCTTAcccttaattgctacttgtcttTGCATGTTTAGTTCAAGTTATTGTTCtctatattttccttatttattatttaacaaTTGAGCtccttatttgaagttgttatttcgtggaatatcttattgttgaatttggtattgagttataaaggccgtgattcacattgaggcaaagtggtCAATTTGTTGAAATACTATTCCTGTGAGTCATTCACtttcggttgttattgttgagactctagTACATATCGTGGTAGCCATatgctatttattgtggaaatactatttttttgacttctttggcaagttgtgatattgggcacttgaggtgcgatttatgatacgttgtgatattgatacgcatgtggtggtataaggattGAGGGTTGAAACACATGTGGTAAGATAAGGTGTGATTGATATGCGTGTTGCTGGTAGGAGAACTAAGAGTCCTACCCCAAACCCTCGCCCGAACCCTCGGATCGCgtaaaacaacatccaaactaaGAGTCCTACCCCAAACtaaatcgaatcaacttatgaacttcaagttcttccaacttactgcGTACacaccgaatcatacttaaactacacgGAATGACAACAAATTTAAAGAAGTTGAAAACCTTTAATTCGCAAATTTCAATATTAAGCGTCGAAACGCTTCCGGGAGATCCGAAACCCGAtaagaacacacgcccaagtccaaaatcatcatacaaacctatttgTACCATGAATCATGGTTTCGGgctcgtttactcaaaatgttgactcaagtcaacaTTAACTATTCTTAGCCACTATTAAGGAGCCAAGTATTTCGATTTTCACCCGAATCCTTTTCAATTTGACCTAACCGTCCCCGCAAGTAATAAAACAGTagaagcacatacggggagtcctAATTCGGGGAACGAGGATCTAGAatacaaaatgaccggtcgggtcgttacattcttcttATCAATTTTCAAAGTAATCTTAGTAGTGACAACTTTCATATTCATGACTTCGGAGATAATTTATTGGATATCAATTGCATCATCACTAGCCCTCATAAGGAAACTAACTTGATAAGGGCTAATTAgttcattaattttttttttgattctaTTGGTGAACATATCTTATTACTGAAAAACATCTATTTTTCGACAGAAAAAAGACAGTCGGAAATTTCGACTGTTTTGGTTGCAACTTGTgacaaaattctaattttttaaaacaattttatgCTAAACGCTTCGACTATATTTGTCGAAAACTTTGGCAAAAAATACCTCGAAATATATTTTCGTGATTTTTCTGACTATTTTGGTCTtgatattaaaaaaaacaaattgtgACTGATTCAGATGCAAAATATTTCATTTACGAGGTCTGACTAGTTTGACCCAGTTTGCGGCTGATTCAGTCACTCTTTCATAATTTTAGAAAATTGAAATAATGTTCCGACCGTTTTGTCAGAATTCATTTTTATAACCTCGCCGAAgtcctttatttctttcttttcttcgcTTTCCCCTCCTCTTTATCACCGTTGTCTTCTCCACCTCACTAGCATCCCTACTCTCTCCCTCAACGGCTCCGGCGTATCTCCCCCTCCGGTCAAtccacctctctctctctctctctctctctctctctatatatatatatatatatatatatatatatatatatatatatatatatatatatatatatatatatatatatatatatatatatatatgttactaatttttatgaataaaagtTATTCACTAAGTTTTTATTATCATTTTAATTGAATAAAAATTTAAACATTATTGTTTATATTGacaactgtcacgccccaaacctgaaaaGGCCgacacccggtgccatactcgacCTGAGCGTACCACTCTATAACTATGAACTGTGGAGGGGTAACCCTTAACTTAGgacgatgaggccatattctgaatcatctgaaaataacgtcTCACTTAtatgaggggtaaacatacccaaaagctgatatatataaATGTGAAGGATGACGAAGCTGCCATGAaaatctactgatatacaaaatatataggactcgtctacaagcatTTAGAGAtgactgtatcatggtcgggacttcaaggtctagaactgctaactccgatgaagtggagcttaccaaccaagttgatgtttgactctgtctgctAGGAGGGTCTGTCCAACTGTCAAGCAGgacttgcaggcatgaaatgcagcgtccccggcaaaagggacatcagtacaaaatgatgtaccgagtatgtaagacattagaataactgaaagctgaaactaaactgataatataataactgaaagtaactgggagtcaaagataactTGAAGATATGCGTACCTGTTGTTAcaaactcaactctctcaatatagcaaGTAAAATAGATGTTCGTCCATATAAGGCTCTGTATGTGTAATTTCTCTGCAGTAGTAGGTTCTCT comes from the Nicotiana tabacum cultivar K326 chromosome 14, ASM71507v2, whole genome shotgun sequence genome and includes:
- the LOC107772302 gene encoding phylloplanin-like, with product MASTKVFLIFLLAALIATPVVVAQLGSIRISGVVFCSVNGTLDVINGLTPKIFLNAPVQLRCGARNVISSTITNRSGVISLVMDSHVNTLPLLLINCLLVVATPLSTCNASLPSVGLLASSLNLVNIGIGGVGGVISVSLGPIDFILNLNLIL